The Lujinxingia litoralis genome has a window encoding:
- a CDS encoding NAD(+)/NADH kinase, with amino-acid sequence MAGNPHILVAYKKSRYEQYVLDQGDQAVAHLIDEGHVSVARLRASHLAHQQSLDTVLQHLSAQGLSFEACYRGEVQDVSRFDLVVAAGGDGTVLDLSHRIDDTPMLAINSDPAASVGYFCAGYASEFAHLLEKTLEARWQPTRLRRFYVCLDGERRGPPVLNDVLISHANPAAVSTYLLKVGNHPPEGQKSSGIWFSTPAGSTAAIRSAGGYVLPFRSNNFQYLVREPYPPRQGGYRFLKGIVPVQEAFEVVSRMREGRIFLDGPHLALEFGVGATLTIDDNAPSLALYGLEEDRRTA; translated from the coding sequence ATGGCCGGCAACCCCCATATTCTGGTCGCCTATAAGAAGAGCCGCTACGAGCAGTACGTCCTCGACCAGGGCGATCAGGCGGTGGCCCACCTCATTGATGAGGGCCATGTCAGCGTGGCCCGCCTCCGGGCCTCACATCTGGCGCATCAGCAGAGCCTGGACACCGTTCTCCAGCATCTGAGCGCCCAGGGACTGAGCTTTGAGGCCTGCTATCGCGGGGAAGTTCAGGATGTGAGCCGCTTCGACCTGGTGGTGGCCGCCGGCGGCGATGGCACCGTGCTCGATCTCTCTCACCGGATCGACGATACGCCGATGCTCGCCATCAACAGCGACCCGGCCGCCAGCGTGGGGTACTTCTGTGCCGGGTATGCCTCGGAGTTTGCCCATCTTTTGGAGAAGACGCTGGAAGCCCGGTGGCAGCCCACCCGACTTAGACGCTTCTATGTCTGTCTGGATGGCGAGCGTCGCGGACCGCCGGTGCTCAACGATGTGCTCATCTCCCATGCCAACCCGGCCGCTGTCTCCACCTACCTTCTTAAGGTCGGAAATCACCCTCCGGAGGGCCAGAAATCCAGCGGGATCTGGTTTTCAACACCGGCCGGCTCCACCGCCGCCATTCGCTCCGCCGGCGGCTATGTGCTGCCCTTTCGCAGCAACAACTTTCAGTATCTGGTGCGCGAGCCCTACCCGCCACGTCAGGGGGGCTACCGCTTTTTAAAGGGGATCGTCCCCGTCCAGGAAGCCTTCGAAGTGGTCTCCCGCATGAGAGAGGGACGGATCTTTCTCGACGGACCGCACCTGGCCCTGGAATTCGGCGTCGGGGCCACGCTGACGATCGACGACAACGCCCCCTCGCTGGCGCTCTACGGGCTGGAAGAAGATCGTCGCACGGCGTGA
- a CDS encoding SCP2 sterol-binding domain-containing protein has product MSDLTARSIFQEVLPANLKESPDKAKSTNAVYVFNITGDDGGTWTLDFTKDEDFVSEGESAEADCSITMKDSDFVDMWEGSLSGPQAFMMNKIKIQGNMGLAMKLQNFIG; this is encoded by the coding sequence ATGTCTGATCTGACTGCCCGCTCGATCTTCCAGGAAGTGCTTCCCGCCAACCTCAAGGAGAGCCCGGATAAGGCCAAGTCCACCAACGCCGTGTACGTCTTCAATATCACCGGCGATGATGGCGGCACCTGGACGCTCGACTTCACCAAGGATGAGGACTTCGTCAGCGAAGGCGAGAGCGCCGAAGCCGACTGCTCCATCACCATGAAAGACAGCGACTTTGTTGACATGTGGGAAGGGAGCCTCTCGGGTCCCCAGGCCTTCATGATGAACAAGATCAAGATCCAGGGGAACATGGGCCTGGCGATGAAGCTGCAGAACTTCATCGGCTGA
- a CDS encoding CaiB/BaiF CoA transferase family protein: MEEKTTEKPGPLSGVRVLDLSRLLPGPFATLLLADLGAEVIKIEDPQVGDYARYYPPLVDGVGALYASINRNKRSLALDLKSSRGRSVVRQMLGQVDVLVESYRPGVLARLGLAPQELRESFPELIICSISGFGQTGPARERAGHDLNFLARAGLLGQNAAAGQSPVVPGFQLADLAGGALYAALGITAALYGRERGKEGAWLDISMTEGALSLVAPLVAMQAAGDPVRPGAGLLSGGLPCYRLYPTADGRHLAVAALEPKFWEALVAALHLEHLSGKGMLGGEAGEEVARELGDLLASESLNHWERLLARVDCCVEPVRDVGELIGDAMHQAREVFFMLAGVQQTRTPLSAQTLARDATPAPRRGEHSEAVLQDFGWSTESIDDLRRQGVIG, from the coding sequence ATGGAAGAGAAGACCACAGAGAAGCCGGGGCCGCTGAGCGGCGTGCGGGTGTTGGACTTAAGCCGGCTCTTGCCCGGTCCCTTTGCCACACTTCTGCTGGCGGATCTGGGGGCCGAGGTGATCAAGATCGAAGATCCGCAGGTCGGCGACTACGCTCGCTACTACCCACCGCTGGTCGACGGGGTCGGGGCGCTTTACGCCAGCATCAATCGCAACAAGCGCTCGCTGGCATTGGATCTGAAGTCTTCCCGCGGCAGATCCGTGGTCCGGCAGATGCTCGGGCAGGTCGACGTGCTGGTGGAGAGTTATCGTCCCGGGGTGTTGGCCCGGCTGGGGCTGGCTCCGCAGGAGCTTCGGGAGAGCTTCCCGGAGTTGATCATCTGCTCGATCTCCGGGTTCGGTCAGACCGGGCCGGCGCGGGAGCGGGCCGGCCACGATCTGAACTTTCTGGCCCGCGCCGGGCTCCTGGGGCAAAACGCCGCCGCGGGGCAGTCGCCGGTGGTGCCCGGGTTCCAGCTTGCCGATCTGGCCGGCGGAGCCCTCTACGCGGCGCTGGGCATCACCGCGGCGCTCTACGGGCGCGAGCGGGGCAAAGAGGGCGCCTGGCTCGATATTTCAATGACGGAAGGCGCGCTGAGCCTTGTGGCACCGCTTGTGGCGATGCAGGCCGCCGGCGATCCGGTGCGCCCCGGGGCCGGACTGCTCAGTGGCGGGCTTCCCTGCTACCGGCTCTATCCGACGGCCGATGGCCGCCACCTGGCGGTGGCGGCCCTGGAGCCCAAATTCTGGGAGGCGCTGGTCGCTGCGCTTCACCTGGAGCATCTCAGTGGGAAGGGCATGCTCGGTGGCGAGGCCGGCGAAGAGGTCGCCCGGGAGCTCGGCGACCTGCTGGCCTCGGAGTCACTGAACCACTGGGAGCGGCTCCTGGCCCGGGTCGACTGCTGTGTTGAGCCGGTGCGTGACGTCGGTGAACTTATCGGTGACGCGATGCATCAGGCTCGGGAGGTCTTTTTTATGTTGGCCGGTGTCCAGCAGACGCGCACGCCCCTCAGCGCCCAGACGCTGGCCAGGGACGCGACGCCGGCGCCTCGGCGTGGCGAGCATAGCGAGGCGGTGCTCCAGGACTTTGGTTGGAGTACCGAGTCGATCGACGATTTAAGGCGTCAGGGCGTGATCGGGTGA
- the ftsH gene encoding ATP-dependent zinc metalloprotease FtsH encodes MDESPHKGPGPESTPDPLSAGFTWRTVLVALAVGLGALLIFYQVQGPGAVSQIPYSEFKGRVTRGEVSRVVLSEGQLVALPTDEALARERDVREDEGFERWQAHRPAEDQELLPLLEAAQVVVEVAPRSGCGEGGYLWIWVLAAVMIFVFWSFMIRRMQMLNAPGPGNNSPVMSFGKSRARVYAEEGTGVTFDDVAGVEEAKEELREIISFLREPSRFTRLGGKVPKGVLLVGPPGTGKTLLARAVAGEAEVPFFNLSGSDFVEMFVGVGAARVRDLFQQAQESAPCIIFVDELDAIGKARGAAGYQSNEEREQTLNALLVEMDGFDPRSGVIIIAATNRPEVLDPALLRSGRFDRQVVVDRPDKKGRRRILEVHARKVVMDPEVDLDVVAAQTPGFVGADLANIVNEAALLAARKNKSQVELEDFQASIERVMAGLERKSRRLSEKESRIVAYHEAGHAIVAGAMADADPVHKISIVSRGIGALGYTLQVPLEDRYLVTRSELHDRICMLLGGRAAEHIVFGDVSSGAANDLQRVTDIARRMVSEYGMGQAIGNLSYGEDSSPFLKQMGVGARGYSDQTAQKIDAEVQRIVENLYGRTLDVLNKNVDLLHEMADTLQEQEVLEGADLNALMERVHPAEAVSGLGEGANGRASAP; translated from the coding sequence ATGGATGAATCGCCCCACAAAGGGCCAGGCCCGGAATCCACCCCCGACCCGCTGAGCGCGGGTTTTACCTGGCGTACGGTGCTCGTGGCGCTGGCCGTGGGGTTGGGCGCGTTGCTGATTTTCTATCAGGTGCAGGGCCCGGGGGCCGTGTCTCAGATTCCTTATAGCGAGTTCAAAGGGCGCGTCACCCGCGGGGAGGTCTCCCGGGTGGTGCTCTCGGAGGGGCAGCTGGTAGCGCTTCCCACCGACGAGGCCCTGGCTCGGGAGCGCGACGTACGGGAGGACGAGGGGTTTGAGCGCTGGCAGGCCCATCGCCCGGCGGAGGACCAAGAGCTCTTGCCGCTGCTGGAAGCGGCCCAGGTCGTGGTGGAGGTGGCTCCCCGAAGTGGCTGTGGCGAGGGTGGTTATCTGTGGATCTGGGTGCTGGCCGCGGTGATGATCTTCGTCTTCTGGAGCTTCATGATTCGGCGCATGCAAATGCTCAACGCCCCGGGGCCCGGCAACAACTCGCCGGTGATGAGTTTCGGCAAGAGCCGGGCCCGGGTGTACGCCGAAGAGGGCACCGGGGTGACCTTTGATGATGTCGCCGGGGTGGAGGAGGCCAAAGAGGAGCTGCGCGAGATTATCTCGTTTTTACGCGAGCCCTCGCGCTTTACGCGTCTGGGCGGCAAGGTGCCCAAGGGCGTGCTCCTGGTAGGGCCGCCGGGGACGGGAAAAACGTTGCTCGCGCGGGCGGTCGCCGGCGAGGCCGAGGTCCCCTTTTTTAATCTCAGCGGCTCCGATTTTGTGGAGATGTTCGTGGGGGTCGGGGCCGCGCGTGTGCGCGACCTCTTTCAGCAGGCTCAGGAGAGCGCTCCTTGCATCATCTTTGTCGACGAACTCGATGCCATCGGAAAAGCGCGCGGGGCGGCAGGCTATCAGTCCAATGAAGAGCGCGAGCAGACGCTCAACGCGTTGCTGGTCGAGATGGATGGTTTCGATCCCCGCAGCGGTGTGATCATCATTGCGGCCACCAACCGACCCGAGGTGCTGGATCCGGCGCTCTTGCGCTCCGGCCGTTTCGACCGTCAGGTCGTTGTCGATCGCCCCGATAAGAAGGGGCGCCGGCGCATTCTGGAAGTTCACGCCCGTAAGGTGGTCATGGACCCGGAGGTAGACCTTGATGTGGTCGCGGCTCAGACGCCCGGGTTTGTGGGGGCCGACCTGGCCAACATCGTCAACGAGGCCGCGCTTCTGGCGGCCCGCAAAAACAAGTCTCAGGTGGAGTTGGAGGATTTTCAGGCGTCGATTGAGCGCGTGATGGCCGGACTGGAGCGAAAGAGTCGGCGTCTCTCCGAGAAAGAGTCGCGTATTGTCGCCTACCATGAGGCCGGTCACGCCATTGTCGCCGGAGCGATGGCCGACGCCGACCCGGTCCACAAGATCAGCATCGTCTCTCGGGGGATCGGGGCGTTGGGATATACGCTGCAGGTGCCCCTGGAAGACCGTTATCTGGTCACCCGGAGTGAACTCCACGACCGTATCTGCATGCTTCTCGGCGGCCGCGCGGCCGAGCATATCGTCTTTGGTGATGTGTCCAGCGGTGCGGCCAATGATTTGCAGCGGGTCACCGATATCGCGCGGCGAATGGTCAGCGAGTACGGCATGGGGCAGGCCATCGGCAATTTGAGCTACGGTGAGGATTCCAGCCCCTTTTTGAAGCAGATGGGCGTGGGCGCACGGGGCTACTCCGATCAGACCGCTCAGAAGATCGATGCCGAAGTCCAGCGAATTGTGGAGAATCTCTACGGTCGCACGCTGGATGTCTTGAACAAAAATGTGGATCTCCTCCACGAGATGGCCGATACACTACAGGAACAGGAGGTGCTTGAGGGCGCGGACCTCAACGCGTTGATGGAGCGCGTGCACCCTGCCGAGGCCGTGAGCGGTCTTGGGGAGGGGGCCAATGGACGCGCATCGGCGCCCTGA
- a CDS encoding tetratricopeptide repeat protein, with translation MKYCPTCTATFEGDEVFCPHDGTRLLTRGSIDPGALVGSSLAGVVNLDTFLRRDHLGELYHGRLLSDGSDVQTRIFHRNYSPETLAKATNLLRSTDGALPPEILSVAGLFTEQRPYFLVEESSAESSLAQLIATRGPLGWRDALAMGCRLARALEWIGARGAAPLGVSPASIYVDEDLRTLRLGGWLVGHLATELPAIDASTPLDALPLSPAYVAPELLRDASAPHGPAAVFSVGAILFELLRGESPLPPDATPAQLVDPTLYPPIPSLESVDLSDAPEALPDLLRMSLARDPSRRFQAPAALIAALATMLGSSPDAIAPPLQPALRPVFGQEGRTGPLALPAYAGAATAGAQVDVAGETQPQQERHTMIGLPAAALTDPEAARDADLAENEGPPRVIIDDPGEGRPPVTTAPFTGDAFDSESEGASKNTTSPLNALTDAPEGSDTSSPETDARLSPSTRPLNPVEPSPSQTPSESGASASQNTVSEPEASATSDASKATAIDAEKGDKKTLMMTSVSVQTLSDEVETADEELPPSEPEASDADATSTSATAPEEASAAVAGEVAGRPEVARKKEDAGPSIVVAEELQEKDRPTPDTSVGDASSPDAPSPSEKSTEGTKDPPGPSIVVAEELQEKERPAPDTSEGDVSSPDAPSPSNKSPEGKRDANATADRNEDSATSEASSSPRVSKHVQELNIGAINAARSNDTSGDMDEGWFSDAGGDAWAEDALRQAQEDTRARDRLVRIGLVVILVGIFIAIFFVTQSYEPPTEEVPESSTETSAVDIERLEGQFKDAMQRGAIISPRPTSALEYLTQLKRHAPTRYEELRPEFVQAADEASRRFEAQKDWQRARDLSGFASQHAPEDAALRERAEAIQARYVENLEGDKGAPTDTESASAIPRQEASDGKKSAPSAKQETSARPTEGTNKDSAGARGDAEASFQEARQAYARGDFDGARRAYERTLNLRPNHAGANAGLGKILFDQAQLTQAERYQRRAVDARPDNLEYRLQLGTVLFRQGRYSDAIQAWQEVLRRDPDNADAQRFIELAQRRTN, from the coding sequence GTGAAGTACTGCCCAACATGTACGGCGACGTTTGAGGGCGATGAGGTCTTCTGCCCCCACGATGGCACTCGACTGCTGACCCGGGGCAGTATCGATCCTGGCGCGCTGGTCGGTTCGTCGCTCGCCGGCGTGGTCAACCTGGATACCTTTTTACGCCGCGACCACCTGGGCGAACTCTACCACGGGCGGCTGCTCAGCGATGGAAGTGACGTGCAAACGCGCATCTTCCACCGCAACTACTCGCCAGAGACCCTGGCGAAGGCCACCAACCTGCTTCGAAGCACCGATGGGGCGCTGCCACCCGAGATTCTGAGTGTGGCCGGACTCTTCACCGAACAGCGCCCCTATTTTTTGGTAGAAGAGAGCAGCGCGGAATCGTCGCTGGCTCAGCTCATCGCCACGCGCGGCCCCCTGGGCTGGCGCGACGCACTTGCCATGGGCTGCCGCCTGGCTCGGGCGCTGGAGTGGATCGGTGCCAGGGGCGCGGCGCCACTCGGAGTGAGTCCAGCCTCGATCTACGTCGACGAGGATCTGCGCACCTTACGCCTGGGGGGCTGGTTGGTCGGCCACCTTGCCACTGAACTGCCGGCGATCGATGCTTCGACCCCACTCGACGCCCTGCCCCTCTCACCGGCCTACGTTGCCCCGGAGTTGCTGCGTGACGCGTCGGCGCCACACGGCCCGGCGGCCGTGTTCAGCGTGGGCGCCATCCTCTTTGAACTGCTTCGCGGCGAATCCCCGCTTCCCCCGGACGCGACGCCGGCGCAGCTCGTCGACCCGACACTCTATCCGCCGATTCCTTCTCTGGAGAGCGTGGATCTGAGTGACGCCCCGGAGGCGCTTCCCGATCTGCTGCGGATGAGCCTGGCCCGTGATCCATCCCGGCGCTTCCAGGCCCCGGCCGCTCTCATCGCCGCGCTCGCCACGATGCTGGGCAGCTCTCCTGATGCCATCGCGCCGCCCCTGCAGCCCGCTCTCCGACCTGTGTTCGGCCAAGAAGGCCGCACCGGCCCGCTGGCCCTGCCCGCCTACGCCGGCGCAGCTACGGCCGGAGCGCAGGTGGATGTCGCCGGAGAAACCCAACCGCAGCAAGAGCGCCATACCATGATCGGACTTCCGGCGGCGGCCCTGACCGACCCGGAGGCGGCTCGGGACGCGGATCTCGCCGAGAATGAGGGTCCTCCCCGGGTAATCATCGACGACCCCGGCGAGGGTCGACCTCCCGTTACCACCGCCCCCTTCACCGGCGATGCGTTTGACAGCGAGAGCGAAGGCGCCTCCAAGAACACGACCTCTCCGCTCAATGCCCTAACAGACGCCCCGGAGGGCTCCGATACGTCGTCGCCTGAAACTGACGCCCGGCTCTCACCCTCCACCCGGCCCCTCAATCCTGTGGAGCCCTCGCCATCTCAGACGCCTTCGGAGAGTGGCGCATCCGCCTCCCAGAACACAGTGAGCGAGCCGGAGGCTTCGGCCACCAGCGACGCCTCCAAAGCAACGGCCATCGACGCCGAGAAAGGCGACAAGAAGACGTTGATGATGACGTCTGTCTCGGTGCAAACACTCTCCGACGAAGTCGAGACCGCCGACGAGGAGCTTCCTCCATCCGAGCCTGAAGCGTCGGATGCCGATGCCACTTCAACTTCGGCTACCGCCCCCGAAGAAGCGTCCGCAGCGGTGGCCGGCGAGGTGGCTGGACGCCCGGAAGTCGCTCGAAAAAAGGAAGACGCCGGCCCCTCCATCGTGGTGGCCGAGGAACTCCAGGAGAAGGATCGCCCCACACCCGACACCTCCGTGGGCGATGCCTCCAGTCCCGACGCGCCATCTCCCAGCGAAAAAAGCACGGAAGGAACGAAAGATCCCCCCGGCCCCTCCATCGTAGTAGCCGAGGAACTGCAAGAGAAGGAGCGCCCCGCGCCCGACACCTCCGAGGGCGATGTCTCCAGTCCCGACGCGCCATCTCCCAGCAACAAAAGCCCGGAAGGCAAGCGTGACGCGAACGCCACAGCCGACCGCAACGAGGACTCCGCAACGAGCGAAGCCTCATCGAGCCCGCGGGTTTCCAAACATGTTCAGGAACTGAACATCGGCGCTATCAACGCCGCCAGGAGCAACGACACGTCCGGCGATATGGATGAAGGCTGGTTCAGCGATGCCGGCGGTGACGCGTGGGCCGAAGACGCCCTGCGCCAGGCCCAGGAGGACACCCGTGCTCGCGATCGCCTGGTGCGCATCGGGCTCGTCGTGATCCTCGTCGGTATCTTCATCGCGATCTTCTTCGTGACTCAGTCCTATGAGCCCCCCACTGAGGAAGTTCCGGAATCGAGTACCGAAACCTCCGCGGTGGATATTGAGCGCCTGGAGGGGCAGTTCAAAGATGCGATGCAACGCGGGGCGATCATCTCGCCGCGCCCCACAAGTGCGCTGGAATACCTTACCCAGCTTAAGCGCCACGCACCGACGCGCTACGAGGAGCTACGCCCCGAGTTTGTCCAGGCCGCCGATGAGGCCAGCCGTCGCTTCGAAGCTCAGAAAGACTGGCAACGCGCCCGCGACCTCTCGGGATTTGCAAGCCAACACGCCCCGGAGGACGCGGCGCTCCGCGAGCGCGCCGAGGCCATCCAGGCCCGCTACGTCGAAAACCTTGAGGGAGACAAGGGCGCGCCTACCGACACGGAAAGCGCATCTGCCATACCGCGCCAGGAAGCCTCCGACGGGAAGAAGTCGGCCCCCTCTGCGAAGCAGGAGACCTCCGCCAGGCCCACCGAAGGTACGAACAAGGATTCCGCCGGAGCGCGCGGCGATGCAGAGGCCTCGTTTCAGGAAGCCCGTCAGGCTTACGCGCGCGGTGACTTCGATGGCGCGCGCCGAGCCTACGAACGCACGCTGAACCTGCGGCCCAACCACGCCGGCGCTAACGCCGGCCTTGGCAAAATCCTCTTTGATCAGGCGCAGCTAACGCAGGCCGAGCGCTACCAACGCCGCGCCGTTGATGCTCGCCCGGACAATCTTGAGTATCGGTTGCAGCTGGGCACGGTGCTCTTTCGTCAGGGCCGGTATAGCGATGCCATTCAGGCCTGGCAGGAAGTTCTCCGCCGCGACCCGGACAACGCAGACGCGCAACGCTTTATCGAGTTGGCCCAACGCCGCACCAACTAA
- a CDS encoding CvpA family protein has translation MTLDIVAAFVWVVLVALGWRSGALRQVVRIIAAVAVVAGSSSVSPFVRDTLFESSGPATPGVEALSLLLSGIFIYAGVVFAGWLAVRILRMASDTLGKLDRFAGAMLGALKGLILVYFAVVLVVLIENPLTEHDPDNALGLQGGRAATFVKAHNVLAPWQFPNLRRLHDALVGGALAVELRAQDRVRAHGRAADFLRREALQEMLADEALMAWVREDNYAMTLADARVRELLNDREAVEAMRQVHWSTLRDDLEALSSPDAANEP, from the coding sequence GTGACCCTCGACATCGTGGCAGCTTTTGTGTGGGTGGTGCTCGTGGCACTTGGGTGGCGTTCCGGAGCGCTGCGCCAGGTCGTGCGCATCATCGCGGCGGTCGCCGTGGTCGCGGGTTCCTCGTCGGTCTCTCCGTTTGTCCGAGACACACTCTTTGAGAGCTCCGGACCGGCCACGCCCGGAGTGGAGGCTCTGAGCCTGCTGCTCTCCGGAATCTTTATCTACGCGGGAGTGGTGTTTGCCGGCTGGCTGGCCGTGCGAATCCTTCGCATGGCGAGCGACACGCTGGGTAAGCTGGACCGCTTTGCCGGTGCGATGTTGGGCGCGCTGAAAGGGCTGATCCTGGTCTACTTCGCCGTCGTGCTGGTCGTGCTGATTGAGAATCCCCTCACCGAGCATGACCCCGATAACGCCCTGGGGCTTCAGGGGGGCCGGGCGGCCACCTTTGTGAAGGCGCATAATGTGCTGGCGCCCTGGCAGTTTCCCAACCTGCGTCGGCTACACGACGCCCTGGTAGGCGGGGCGCTGGCCGTCGAATTGCGCGCTCAGGATCGCGTACGCGCCCACGGGCGTGCCGCCGATTTCTTGAGGCGCGAGGCTCTCCAGGAGATGCTCGCCGACGAGGCCCTTATGGCCTGGGTACGCGAGGATAACTACGCGATGACGTTGGCCGACGCCCGGGTGCGTGAGCTGCTCAATGATCGCGAGGCCGTCGAAGCGATGCGGCAGGTGCACTGGTCAACGCTGCGCGACGATCTGGAGGCACTAAGCTCACCGGATGCCGCGAATGAACCTTGA
- a CDS encoding SPOR domain-containing protein translates to MSRRRTHKQERGFSPGRLILATGVLSLVFSAGLIAGQRVMLEDALPPLISVGQPALASTGVVAEVAAQDDAKENRRDAIFSFYESLTRPEARPLIARKPAAAQAAPPKAAPEEAARPQAAPDAPKQGAASPAESPAQPAAPDAAEAARYTLQVASHPTMERARAEMDRLSAQGLSPHVIAADIPGQGKFYRVRIGKFPTVEKARAFQAQAERTHDVRTFVTPL, encoded by the coding sequence ATGAGCCGACGAAGAACTCACAAACAAGAGCGCGGATTTAGCCCTGGCCGCCTCATCCTCGCCACCGGAGTGCTCTCCCTGGTGTTTAGCGCGGGGCTCATTGCGGGCCAGCGAGTCATGCTTGAAGACGCGCTGCCGCCGCTGATTTCGGTGGGACAGCCCGCGCTGGCCTCCACGGGAGTGGTCGCCGAGGTAGCCGCGCAGGACGACGCGAAAGAGAATCGCCGAGACGCGATCTTCTCGTTCTACGAAAGCCTGACCCGCCCCGAGGCTCGCCCCCTGATTGCCCGCAAGCCCGCAGCAGCTCAGGCGGCTCCCCCAAAGGCGGCGCCCGAGGAGGCTGCCCGGCCCCAGGCGGCACCCGACGCTCCGAAGCAAGGCGCAGCCTCGCCAGCTGAGAGCCCGGCCCAACCGGCAGCGCCCGACGCGGCGGAAGCCGCACGTTACACCCTTCAGGTGGCCTCCCATCCGACCATGGAGCGCGCCCGGGCCGAGATGGATCGCCTCAGCGCGCAGGGGCTCTCCCCGCACGTCATCGCAGCGGACATCCCCGGGCAGGGCAAGTTCTACCGGGTACGCATCGGCAAGTTTCCCACCGTAGAGAAGGCCCGAGCGTTTCAGGCCCAGGCCGAACGTACTCACGATGTGCGCACCTTCGTAACGCCGCTCTGA
- a CDS encoding L-threonylcarbamoyladenylate synthase — translation MIIQLNAEHPQPRRIAQVVDVLKNGGLVAYPTDTVYGIGCDIFNKHAVERLQNLVREIKGQPDHSPLSFICRDLSNISEYAHVNDFAYRTLRRMLPGPYTFILEATKLVPKVMLNKRKTVGIRVPESAIALALIEELGNPVANTSATHPDGELIPDPWTIEELYGHSVDLIVDGGYVFPEPSTVIDFSGDLPQLIRKGKGPVGDLEYVELI, via the coding sequence ATGATTATCCAGCTCAACGCCGAGCATCCTCAGCCGCGGCGCATCGCGCAGGTGGTCGATGTCCTCAAAAACGGGGGCCTTGTGGCCTATCCGACGGACACCGTCTACGGCATCGGCTGCGACATCTTTAATAAGCATGCTGTCGAGCGGCTGCAGAACCTCGTGCGTGAGATCAAGGGGCAGCCCGACCATAGCCCGCTCTCGTTTATCTGCCGCGATCTGAGCAACATCTCGGAGTACGCGCACGTCAACGACTTCGCTTACCGTACCCTGCGTCGCATGCTTCCCGGGCCCTACACCTTCATTCTGGAGGCGACGAAGCTGGTGCCCAAGGTCATGCTGAACAAGCGAAAGACGGTGGGCATCCGGGTGCCGGAGTCGGCGATTGCGTTGGCGCTGATCGAAGAGCTGGGCAACCCGGTGGCCAACACCAGCGCCACGCATCCCGATGGCGAGCTGATCCCTGATCCCTGGACCATTGAGGAGCTTTACGGGCACTCGGTCGATCTGATCGTCGATGGGGGCTACGTCTTCCCGGAGCCCTCCACGGTGATCGACTTCTCCGGCGATCTGCCGCAGCTGATCCGCAAGGGGAAGGGCCCGGTCGGGGACCTGGAATATGTGGAGCTGATCTGA
- the yhbY gene encoding ribosome assembly RNA-binding protein YhbY gives MTASNSSSGAGLVQRLSPGLTGKQRRHLRTLAHSLKPLVYVGQRGVSDNLIENVQAQLLAHELIKVKIHEGDGLAEAAEAIVAGTGAQLAQKIGHTLVLYKAHPKKPTIRLPRDAAEGS, from the coding sequence ATGACCGCATCGAATTCTTCATCTGGCGCCGGCCTGGTTCAGCGTCTCAGCCCCGGGCTGACCGGTAAACAACGTCGTCATCTGCGCACCCTTGCGCATTCGCTCAAGCCCCTGGTGTACGTGGGGCAGCGCGGTGTTAGCGACAACCTTATTGAGAACGTTCAGGCTCAGCTGCTGGCCCATGAGTTGATCAAGGTTAAGATCCATGAGGGCGATGGTCTGGCCGAGGCGGCCGAGGCCATCGTTGCGGGCACCGGAGCACAGCTCGCCCAGAAGATCGGGCACACCCTGGTGCTCTATAAAGCTCACCCCAAGAAACCCACGATTCGATTGCCGCGGGATGCCGCGGAGGGATCCTGA
- a CDS encoding MGMT family protein, with the protein MKEPDFAERVYWLVTQIPYGQVATYGQIATYAGSPRAARAVGTLLRHSLENYGELPWQRVLNAQGRISFKGDLGRAELQRALLEAEGISFHQGQCDLRRVRWAPREVFWDVD; encoded by the coding sequence ATGAAGGAACCCGATTTTGCCGAACGGGTCTACTGGCTCGTGACCCAGATCCCCTACGGGCAGGTCGCAACCTATGGCCAGATTGCCACGTACGCCGGGAGCCCTCGCGCCGCACGAGCCGTCGGCACACTGCTGCGTCACTCGCTGGAGAACTATGGCGAGCTCCCCTGGCAACGGGTCCTCAATGCGCAGGGACGCATTTCATTTAAGGGTGATCTCGGGCGCGCCGAGCTGCAGCGAGCCTTGCTCGAAGCAGAAGGCATTTCCTTTCACCAGGGGCAGTGTGACCTGAGACGCGTACGCTGGGCTCCCCGGGAGGTATTCTGGGATGTGGACTGA